A region of Hymenobacter tibetensis DNA encodes the following proteins:
- a CDS encoding recombinase family protein yields MIHYVAYFRVSTARQGQSGLGLEAQQAAVRNFVGNEGGIVAEFVEIESGRKNARPQLQAAISRAKQEGAVLLVAKLDRLARNVAFLATLMESHVRFKAVDLPAADEFTLHILAAVAQKEATAISTRTKDALAAKKARGFQLGTPANLTAAAREKSWVSLRHNAQTNLHNRQAKQLAILLRATGVSLREIAARLNESGYRTRRGKAFHPMGVKRLLPCLDKPATVA; encoded by the coding sequence ATGATCCATTATGTCGCCTACTTCCGCGTGAGTACCGCCCGCCAAGGACAATCGGGTTTGGGGCTCGAAGCGCAGCAAGCGGCCGTGCGGAATTTTGTAGGCAATGAAGGGGGCATCGTGGCCGAGTTCGTCGAAATCGAGAGTGGCCGCAAAAATGCCCGGCCCCAGCTACAGGCGGCCATCAGCCGCGCTAAGCAGGAGGGAGCTGTGCTACTCGTGGCCAAGCTCGACCGCCTGGCGCGAAACGTGGCCTTTCTTGCCACGCTCATGGAAAGTCACGTACGGTTTAAAGCGGTAGACTTACCAGCAGCCGATGAGTTTACCCTGCACATCTTAGCAGCAGTGGCGCAGAAGGAGGCCACGGCCATTTCTACACGTACGAAGGATGCGCTCGCCGCCAAGAAGGCGAGGGGTTTTCAACTAGGCACCCCCGCTAATTTAACAGCAGCAGCGCGAGAGAAGTCGTGGGTGTCGCTACGGCACAATGCGCAAACCAATCTCCACAACCGGCAGGCCAAGCAGCTAGCCATCCTATTGCGCGCGACGGGGGTGAGCTTGCGAGAAATTGCCGCTCGGCTCAATGAGTCGGGGTATCGGACGCGACGGGGGAAGGCCTTTCATCCCATGGGCGTCAAGCGCTTGCTCCCCTGCTTGGACAAACCGGCAACTGTAGCGTAG
- a CDS encoding site-specific integrase, which yields MEAYLMEQLPVKSQPSEAVGQALSIDSYAEGTINFIRVGLDGAANTKEGYAGDWNRFKRWCAEHATVALPADAKTLGAYLTFLAEAGRKLSTIQRAKAAIMKAHQLSGHPSPTRDETVKTQLEGIGRVIGSKQKQAPAFTMAYFKRVIGDMDTTRPDGLRDKALLFIGLAGAFRREELANLNIEHIHQVDEGLIIELPRSKTNQSGAAEEKAVFYAPDRRTCPVRALLDWLQFLAEQGRSHGPLFVSFYKGQRLSKRRLSTDRLNLLVHRYLGSNKKGEKYTAHSLRASFVTIAKLAGADDSEVMNQTKHKTADMIRRYTRVDNVLQHNAGKKLGF from the coding sequence ACCAAGCGAAGCGGTTGGTCAAGCGCTGAGCATTGACAGCTACGCCGAGGGTACCATCAACTTTATCCGGGTCGGCCTGGATGGGGCTGCTAATACGAAGGAAGGATACGCCGGCGACTGGAACCGCTTCAAGCGCTGGTGCGCGGAGCACGCCACCGTGGCCTTGCCGGCCGACGCCAAAACATTGGGCGCTTATTTAACCTTTCTGGCCGAAGCCGGCCGCAAACTCTCCACCATCCAACGGGCCAAAGCAGCCATCATGAAGGCCCACCAACTTAGCGGCCATCCCAGCCCCACGCGGGATGAAACGGTCAAAACGCAGCTGGAAGGCATCGGACGGGTTATCGGCAGCAAGCAGAAACAGGCCCCGGCTTTTACCATGGCCTATTTCAAACGCGTGATCGGTGATATGGATACCACGCGCCCGGATGGTCTGCGCGACAAAGCCCTGTTGTTTATCGGGCTGGCGGGCGCCTTTCGCCGGGAAGAACTAGCTAATCTCAACATCGAACATATCCACCAGGTTGACGAGGGCCTGATCATCGAATTGCCGCGTAGCAAAACCAATCAGAGCGGGGCCGCCGAGGAGAAAGCCGTGTTCTACGCGCCCGACCGCCGGACCTGTCCCGTGCGGGCCCTGTTGGATTGGCTGCAATTTCTGGCCGAGCAAGGTCGCAGCCACGGTCCCTTGTTTGTATCCTTTTACAAAGGGCAGCGGCTCAGTAAGCGTCGACTCAGCACGGACCGGCTCAACTTGTTGGTACACCGCTACCTCGGCTCCAATAAGAAAGGCGAAAAGTATACCGCTCACTCCTTGCGGGCCTCCTTCGTGACGATTGCCAAGCTCGCGGGCGCCGACGACAGTGAGGTGATGAATCAAACCAAGCATAAAACCGCCGATATGATCCGCCGCTATACCCGCGTCGATAACGTGCTGCAGCATAACGCGGGCAAGAAACTAGGCTTCTAA